gaagggACGGAAAGACATATTTCATACTTCAACAAGCctttaccattttctttactgaaaaccctaaattttcactctccattgaaaaccctaacttttggaaaacaagaaagaagggAGAAAGAAAGGGGAGAGCCACCGTtcttagagagaaagaagagaagagaaaaatgcAAGTTTTTTTTCATCTTGCCCAGATTACATCAAAGGTCTGATCCCACTTCGTCCGTGGTCCGATCGAGCTAAAATTTGGAGGAAAGTTTCATGACTCATTCATCTTCAATATGAACGGTGAAGATAGgatttggagttttggaaagtcattagaaagaaagaggagaagagagaaaaaccaggtttttctcatcatacccagatttcatcaaatgtccgATCCTGCTTCGTCCGTGGTCggatcgagttgaaatttggaggagaggttcgtggctcatgtatcttcaatatgaacggtggagattggatttAGAGTTTCGGACAgtcattagagagaaagaggagaagagagaaaaacggaggttttttacatcatgcccagatttcatcaaaggtacGATGCCACTTTGTCCATGGTCTGATCgagctgaaatttggaggagaggttcacAATCATTAATCTTCAATTTGAacggtgaagatcggatttAGAGTTTTGGAAAGTCATCTTTCGGCTAAAAATAGAACCTTTGTTTTGGTGGGCTTTTCTCTCCGAACTGTTTTGATCATTAGCTTTGATCGAGGTCAATTCGTGGTCTGATTGAGTTGCAATTTTAGGAGCACGTTTAGGATGCATTGATCTTCATTCTAAagtggagattggatttggagtttggaAAAATGGTATTTCAGTCCGAGAACCTtgacaaaagtgaaagaaacattgacatatGTCATAGTAACAAAGATTTGATCATTAGTAGAAATAGAAACAACCTTGACATATGTAAATGTCAAGGTagatttaaacttttcttgacactggcatagatgacatatataaataGTAACATACCTTGACAGATATACCCTAccttgatggtgaaaaactgtcaacgaaaggcttttttcttgtagtggtcttttcatcttcaactttccTTAAAGTATCTATGATAAATTCctgatcttggcttatgacatttacAGTTTTAGGACGAAAATTACAATTACCCTTAATACATTCTGCTTGGTCACTAGAAGATTGGTTAGAAACTTCACCACTACTGTCTAGTTGATtaatatcatcttcattatctaAATCAGTCCTTGATTCAGAATCTGTGGAGTTTAACGTTACcttacaaagcatattttttaggtcatctgagacacttaagttattaatcttttgcttaactctacaatcttttttataatggtCAACCTTCCCACATTTAAAACAGATAATTGGTTTGACATCTAAAGGGGCTTCTACCTTTTTCTAGGTATCTTTGTTGACACTTCTTTGGACGTGTCTTGACTGCTTAGTatcattcatcctatagttgTCATAGGTACCTCTCTTATTGtggtaaaacttatctttgctagGCTTCCCGCTTGGTTTTTGCTTAGAGGGAGGCATAATTTCCTTTTGGCTGAAACCAAATTGGCTACAGAATGatccaaattcattcttgtagattttttgttcattcttcatttgttgcttaagcttgaagtcattgcacaacttaatccctttagctgtgacaatgcttataatctcaCCATAAGTTAGCTTGtcataagggatttgaccattatacTGTTCCCTTATCTTAATCCTTATTCTCTCAGAGAAAAGCTTGGGTAATcctgagatgaatttttctttctagaaaGACTGGTTACAATATGATCTTAGCATGAATTTGGTTAGAAAGACTTCCTTATACCACCTAAAATCATGAAGCTTgggacacttaaggttggttaagagatctgcagttttatccttaattttttgcaggatctccaatgaagtgcttggatattgagtagattagagtagccactgcatTCTCTATATGTTGGCCATTTTCGTCCTTAACAACTtcactattctcattaatcctataggctttTAGGATACTATTTTTATCGTCAaaagtgagataattatcccaccaacccttaagctGACCTGTAAACCCAACAACAATGGTTTGAGCTACAACATGATCTGGCAGTCTATTGTTTAATTTATAGGTTGTActtaccatggtcatttcttgaagcttagtgagtatgttatactcggtcataccgtctatgttttattcatagatagtaccactggTGTATGAGGTTTGAGTATACcgatttctttcctcaaactgcatGTCAGCAAAGATAggtctaggatagtaattcctagtcttaaaggcttcaaaattattaatactttttgaaatagtttgattatggggttcctcaaacatcttaattagttcatcaacttcttcttctaaactaatatcacctttaaccatattgattctcttATGAGGCTAGACAGTCAAAGGGGCAacaagattatccttaatcttcTGGTTAATCCTATCAACAAAAGCCTAGTTAATTTAGGGATTTTCCTGGAATTCCTTAGAAATTTCAAAAGACTTAATTTTATCAGTGCTCTTGGTGTTATTAACACGCTTATATggataatctggatattcctcttgtttgaagagttcaaaccaaatccaaaacttaatatttttcttttcttgtcttaaatAGGCATAGAATTCTTCCTGGTAAATGGCTCTAATGACTTTAGGGAcagtgctaaagaaccaatcattccttttcttattgacttcagaatagaagtccttccttaagagatccttgttgatctcaaagtcctcatcacttaggcttatagtgttaatcatctgggaataggtaggagacataataagggactcatcctgttgggattcctgagtagactcattttcctctATGTAAAATGGTCTAGCCACGTTGGTGTGACTTCTAACACCTATTAGCTTAATGTTCTTAGGATTTCCTAAGCTGGAACCTTCCtcttccctagtggttctaacTGGGATAGAAGAGCTTGAAGCTTTAGAGGGTTCATAAACTGAAACCCTAGGACTGCTGGAATGtctgaaagagttggagaaaattTGATCTCCTCATCCATCAGGGTATTGAACAATATGTTCAATCCTTTCAAATCTCTGTTCAATGGTTGGAACgacattagcaaaatgccagttttcaggaaactcaacatttttccacaagatcttcttAGGGACGATGAAATTTGACTTATCAAGCATATCTGAATGAAAGTAAGTGGTCTCACCCttaggactggtgcaaagagcccCAAAACCaacgcttgtgttcatgctTTAATAAGAAAACTTGGTTATGATTGAAACATGACTATTTCCTGAtttgatcttaaagccatgggtcttaatatgcaggacaacagaatctaagatgtctgcatctcttattctaactgtgaagttaggaaaacactggaaataaactgggccatcattcagtccagcttggactgcgcctataatagaatctcgatattcgagatgcctattatcccttaaacacatgacaatagaggtgtttaaacctaatcttgtcaatggcttagctgctacttgaatcataccaaagtgtatgaaattatagccatctttcttttgcttttcaaTGGACTTGTTATCTAGGagtcttatgacttggtcgtcttgttctaaGCTAACTGACATTTCAGAGGTTTTGATGGTATAATCCGTGAAAaacttaaaggttcctttcttataaatttcttgattagacaccttgggtaacttccaatcatctaaatcattttggatcttaggataattgatctcttcactgtttacaacagtatcttgagaatcattgaatctcctagacatggttttgaaaattgaactcattttagggttttgatctaGAGCCTAATAGTAGATTGACAAACCTTATGAGACGTCACCCCAACCCTCTTACAGCCTAAAAAACGCCTATCCACGGCTAACAATGGCTCAACCGGCAGGGCTCGCGCTCCTAGACACACTGCTACCTATCATAGGAtagctcaattttttttattttttttttaaaacaccaaaaactgtttttaaaaactattttccataacagttttaaaaaacaacaaccacATAGGCCCTAtacttttcaatttattatGTGCATGTTTAACCTatagagaaatattttatatcaggGAAAGTTGAGAATATGAAATGGTATGTTCGTGATGAGATAATTTTGGAGTCCATGCGACATATTAAGGTAAATTGATATTGTTTCTCCAACTTATTTAACCATATTTAAAcatattatttatgtttgtgGACATAATGAATGTATTAATAAGttacattttattttgattcttttaaTATTAGCTTACTAATGAAAATCAAGATTTATGAAAAACATGGAACTATGAAAAGGATACTAGAGTGATATTGATCAcaagaaatgaggaatgatagcttatatatataatttaaaatgttatagttttaaaatttacattcaTATACTAATTTGAACATCATTAATAGAAGTAATCTAAGTTAGTCTTAGTGGGGttatatcatcaaaataaacaGTGTAATATGCTAAAAGAATACaaagtttataaaagttaaattttaagaaaactaAGAGtctgtgtgatttaaaaatattttttcatttttaaaaacaaaaaattgttttaaaaaatatataacattgtttggttgttgttttctaaaaataatttttaaagacaaagtgaaataaagaacaatttttagaaaataaaagaaaaatatgagtcTGTTTGACcgtattttctaaaacttatttttaaaaataaattttcggAAACATGATTATACATGTCCTAATATAGTTTCAAGTTGGACAAGTTGGACATTCAACTTGATTGTCATCCAACAATGAAATGAGTGGTCAATACTCTCTCAAGAACgtctttttttgttattgttattttttcaaaatttaatttaaaaattgtttttaaacttgtatagtttttttggttagttttctttttgaatttgaaaattgagatttttttttcttgtgggttgaataatataatgataaaaaaaaatttagaatattttttaattactaattttaataagaaaatatataagaatCTAGAACATTAGAATTGATGGtagtttctattttcaaaactaaaaacattCGAACCTTCCATTTCCTTTTGCACCAATTTGGAATTTGGAATACATGAACGACACAACATTCATAGAACCCATGTTTGGTACCTGGAGAGAACCTAACCCTAGTCTGGATTAAGAGCAATAACCAAACAGCAGATTCAAATCCAAACGGCGCGTCGGTTATCGCAATCTCCAATCGTTGTGGATCCTAGTCTCTCTCGAATCAAATCTCTCTCAATCCTTCCAAACCATCGCTATTACAAATCCCGGACACCTTTTTCCTTTCTcgtattttcttttctgtttccCGATAACTTAGGGTTTCGTTTTCTTCCCGCCAAACCCCCTTTGAATTCGTATTCTTGCTCCGGTCATGTCCGCTTCGACGGTTTCCATCACTGCGAATACGGCGGCGAGGCGGAGGCCCGTCGTCATCGGTGAGAAGAAGCCCAACATTGAATTGCTGTCCGGCGATGCCGGCGTTTCTCAGTTCAATGGCATTGCCGGAGAGGATAAACTCACCGGAGGCGGAGGCAAGGACCTGAGCCATTCAATCAGGGGAGAAACAATTCTTGAGAGATCGAAAGAGGTGGTGCAGATCAAGAAAACCTCCGCCAACGCCGCCACCGAGCCTCGCCGTACCAGAAAAGTCGTTTCCAAGTCGGAGAGGCCTCGGTGGGTAACTGCAGTTAGTATATTCACTAAGAATTTGGTACTCTTGGTTGTGATTCTTGGACTGGTACAGATGATTCGGAAATTGGCATTGAAATCTGCGGATTCTTCGGGAGGTTCCTTGGTGGCGGTTCCGGATTTTGAGCGGCGGATTGCTGAAGTGGAATCTTTTTTGAAAACTACAACGAAAATGATGCAGGTTCAGGTGGAGGTTGTGGATAGGAAGATTGAGAGTGAGGTTGGGGGTCTGAGAAGAGAGTTGagtaagaaaattgaagaaaaggcTGGCGATTTTAATAACCACTTGGAAAAATTGGATTCCAAGAGTGAGACTTTGGAGAAGAAGTTAGGCGAGTTGGGGGCAATGGAATTCTTGAGGAAAGAAGATTTCGACAAAATATTTGATGAGTTGAAGAATGCTAAGAGTGCTGATTATGGAGACAGGGAAATGAGTTTGGACGAGATTAGGGGGATTGCCAGAGAAATAGTTGAGAAAGAAATCGAGAGGCATGCTGCTGATGGGCTCGGTAGGGTCGACTATGCACTGAGTTCTAGTGGGGCCATGGTTGTTAGGCATTCAGAACCATATATTCTTGGAAAGGGAAGTGGTTGGTTTCCAAAGACAAGTCTAACTGGGGTTCATAGGGATTCAGAGAAGATGCTGAAACCGAGTTTTGGAGAGCCTGGTCAGTGTTTTCCTCTGAAAGGGGACAGTGGATTCGTTCAGATTAGGCTGAGGACAACTATTATTCCAGAAGCTATTACTTTGGAGCATGTTGACAAGGTGATGTTTCTGCTCTTTTATGTTATGACATTAGCAATCCTATTTGTTTGGTATCTTCTGTTTACAAGCTGTTGATTGACATGTGTGTATTATATTGAGGGTTTCATATCCTTGCTTGGCATTTATGAAGCAGATAGATGGTTTAAGTATTAAACATATTGTGCACTCTCACAATTCACATGATCTTAATGAAATATCAAAGTTATGCACTGCAAGTATGGTTGTAATAGATTTCATGTTTGACTACAAGATGTTTGTGGCTTCTTCACTGATATTGTTATTGGCAGCAATTCCAATGATTAAATCCCTTGCTAACATGTGATAGTTATATAGGACTGAGACGAGTACTTAGAGATGTAAGGGGAACCTCAAATATAGATAGAGAAATTTATAGTATCTTTTATAAAACCAAGTTCTCTGTTCTAAGATCAGGTGGATTGCATATGACAAGCAAAAACATTTCCTGCCATGGATGTGGAAAATAGAGTTGCATAATGCAGCATTAGTTGTGCATGGgatttacactttttttttaataagtgtAAATGTATTAGAGTAAAAAAGGagtatacacgatgtatacaaagcaatcaaaaaaccaaaaaaagagcGAGAACTATATATGGGATTTACTCTTGCATCATTTATGAGTCAATCATGTGATCTATGTGGTCATATTTGCCAATGATCCTCAACATATGTGGTAGATCTGCTGGCTGAGTCCCAAGTGTTTCTAGAAAGTTCTTGAAACTTCTTTCTGAAGTATGAAACAGATTAATAGGTGATGGAAGGAAATCAATCAggtgaaattttagaatttccAGGAAGATGTCTTTTGAAGGTTGATACATCTGgctataattataaaaattgaagttaGGATGGTCAGTTAAGtctaaagaattaaataaaactgAGAAATTGATGTAGGAGATGGAGGTGGAATATATTTTGGAGTTTTAAGAAGGAAACCttgttagttttaaaaattagaaacaattaATAGTACTCATAATTGATGATACTTGGAGTCTCACCAACAGAAATCATAAGAGAGGGACAGTGTTTCATTATTTGAGTAATAATAATCAAAGTTATAGATTATTAGAGTATTTCATATGATTTACAAACTTGGTGCTGTTCGTTGACCTTTGGTGGTATTACAATGtttatcaaaattgatttaTGTGGAACATGTTCCCAGACAGATTTGGAAATAGATCTAAGCATGCCATATgctgaaaatgagaagaaagaacTTAAAAAACCTTTAGAAGCGAGTTATAATAACAAGTTTATCTAAGAGTCCAAATCTGTACCAACAATATAGGATTAGAGAAGAGGATTTaattcctttcattttattttgttttggttggGGTTCTTTTGGGGAGGGGGAGAATGAAGTTTGCACAATGAACTAATACAGTTGCTTCATTAGAATttgttaattgttttttttctcttttctcaagCTACTTGTTGCTTTCCCCTATAGCTGAACCCTAGGATCAAGGTTTAAAATTGAACCTATAAGATATGGCATTATAGCATATGGAATTTTTGCATGATTAGgatatattgaaattttaacaATTAATGCTGCGTGTATAATGTTGTGGATTAGCTTTTCCTTGagtattgaattaaaataatgagACTCAAATGATCACTTTCCTTTTAAGAGAGGTTTTTGGAGGCCTTATGTTTTAAGAGACCACCCTCTTGGAATATGTGGTGTTTCAAATTGCtgtaacaaaaaggaaaagcaatTGTAGGATCATTTAAAATGACATTTGGTATTGGATAAACTAGACTTGACTGACATGGGAAGCAAGACAGATCTTCCATATCACTTGTTTTCCCTCCCCCCTGGAGATCATTCCTAGAAAAACATGCAAGTTCTTCAAAGAATTTGACATCCATGGTTACAAATTCTTTCTCTGTCGGAGGATGAAAACATTTGAATTCCTTGAGTAGGAGAATAACCTGGCAAATGCAGACAGATATTGGATCAAATTGCTTTTGTGATGGGCAGACAGATCTTGGATGCTTTGCTtatagctaatgaggtgattgactcCTGACAAAAACGAAAAGAGAAAGGGTTGATCTGTaaattggatattgaaaaagcCTAAGACAACATCAACTGGAACTTTCTAATGAGGGTTATGCATAAGATGGGCTTTGGGGCTCGGTGGATGGAGCGGATATGGAGATGTATTTCAACAGCTAAATTCTCTGTTCTGGTTAATGGGGTGCCAACAGGGTTCTTTTCGAGCTCCAAGGGGCTGTGTCAAGGAGATCTTCTATCTCcttacctttttattttgggaatggaagtgctgAGTGCTCTCATAAGAAGGGCTATTGATGGGGGTTTTATATCAAGATGCAGAATTCGGGGAAGAGGAAGGACGGAGATGAATATTTCCCATTTGctttttgctgatgatacaattGTCTTCTATGAAGCAAAGAAAGAGCATCTAACCTATTTAAGCTGaattttggtttggtttgaggCTGCGTCTGGCTTAAGAATCAACTTGGCTAAAAGCGAAATTATTCCAGTTGGTGAGGTGgaagagattgaggaaatgGCAACGGAgttagggtgtagggtgggCTCTTTGCCCTCTTCTTACTTGGGGCTGCCCTTAAGAACCCATCACAAGGCCCcttctatgtgggatggggtggaagagagaatgaggaGAAAATTAActctttggaaaagacaatatatttccaaaggcgGGAGAATCACCCCTATTAAGAGCATGATGACCAACATGCCTCTCTACCAACTGTCCCTCTTTCgaatgcccaagattgttgcAAGAAGActagaaaaattacaaagagacttCCTTTGAGGAGGGGAAAATTTGGAGAGGAAAGTCCACTTAATCAAGTGGGAGGTGGTGTGTACTCAAAAAGAGAAGGGTGGTCTAGGCATAAGGAAGCTTGATCTTTTGAACAAGGCCTTGCTTGGTAAATGGATATGGAGATTTGCCCACGAAAAGGACAAtctttggaagaaggtgattTTGGTGAAGTATGGCCAAGAGTGTTTTGGGTGGAGGACTAATGAGGCTAGTGGGACGTTTGGAATGgaggtttggaaggagattttgaaggagacAAAC
This DNA window, taken from Vitis riparia cultivar Riparia Gloire de Montpellier isolate 1030 chromosome 13, EGFV_Vit.rip_1.0, whole genome shotgun sequence, encodes the following:
- the LOC117929036 gene encoding SUN domain-containing protein 1-like — translated: MSASTVSITANTAARRRPVVIGEKKPNIELLSGDAGVSQFNGIAGEDKLTGGGGKDLSHSIRGETILERSKEVVQIKKTSANAATEPRRTRKVVSKSERPRWVTAVSIFTKNLVLLVVILGLVQMIRKLALKSADSSGGSLVAVPDFERRIAEVESFLKTTTKMMQVQVEVVDRKIESEVGGLRRELSKKIEEKAGDFNNHLEKLDSKSETLEKKLGELGAMEFLRKEDFDKIFDELKNAKSADYGDREMSLDEIRGIAREIVEKEIERHAADGLGRVDYALSSSGAMVVRHSEPYILGKGSGWFPKTSLTGVHRDSEKMLKPSFGEPGQCFPLKGDSGFVQIRLRTTIIPEAITLEHVDKMVAYDRSSAPKDCRVYGWHQGHDTDIAAETGSMFLLAEFSYDLEKSNAQTFNVLDLVGSGLVDMVRFDFASNHGSPSHTCIYRLRVHGHEPDSVSMLAMQS